ACCTAAAGCCCCATTTAAAAGGGTTGGTAAGTGTATATCATGCACATAAAAGACTCTATTTTGAAGCTGGTATCGCTCGCATAAATTTTTTATCAAGTGGCTATAATTTTTATATCCTCTATCCATGGGGTGATGTTTAAATACCAAAAAATGCTTATCTCTGGCGTTTTTTGCAAAGGATATGAGCGTATCTTCTATAAATTTTTCTATACTTTTATTTTTGTAGTGTGTTAGAATTTGTGTGTCATTAAAAACTTGCAAAACAGCAACGAAATATTTTTTTTTGTTTTCTAAGATATCTTCACAAAGTTTTTTTTCACTAAAATGATAAATGATTTTTCTGTATAAAGAGCGTATCCATGGAAAAACTTCTAAGGGATTTAAGGTTCTATGATGTAAGCGGTTATTGTAATGCCAGCCCATTAAAAAGGCAAAAAGCCAATACAAAAATGCATAAAAAGCCATGATTTTAAAAGCTCCTTTTATGCTTTTGTTTTTTTGGTTTGAGCATTTACTTAAGTAGCCAAGATAAAATTCTTTATCGCGTGGAATTTTTGAGTTTGCATTAACGCCGTCTTTTTCAAGAGTGATAAAATTTGGACGCAAGTAGCCCTCTTCAAAAACATAAATTTTTACATTCATTCTTCTTGCGACCTTGATAGCTATGCGGTGCAAAGGACGGCAGTCATTATAAACGATGAGTGTATTAATCTTATGTTCAGTGAAAAAATGTTTTATAAAATGTCTAAAAGCTTGCAATTTCCCAAGATAAGCATGAGCCTTAAAAGGATAAAATATCTTATCTCCGCCGTTAAAATTAAGCTTAAAAACCTCAGCATTCAAGCTTCTTAATTTCCTTGCGAATTTGTTAAAAAATGGACCTATAGGACCTTGAAGTAGCAATACTCTTTGATCCTTAAATTCTTTTATCTTTTCTTCAAATTTCATTTTTTTAAATTCTTCACACCAAATTCAAACATTCTTCTTATCTTTCGCAATGCAAAAGTTTTAGTATCGATCATAAACCTAATATGCCTTTTTGAAAAATAATCTTTTTGTAAATTTAACATTGTATCAAAACAAACTTCAAATTCACATAAATTTTTCGTTTTTACATCAATATATCTTGGATAAAGTAAAAGAGTACCTGCTATAAGTTCATCAAGACTTAATTTTCTTGTCCTTCTTTGACATATAAGCCTATCTTTGCTTAAACCCCAGCCAGCATAAAAGGGCAGACCATAGGTAAAAACTTTTTTATTTCTTAAAAGAGCTTCAAAACCTGTAGTAGAAGTGATAGTATGCACCTCATCACATAGATTTAAAGCACTATCAATGCTTGTATTTTTTATCACCTCATCGCAGTATTTTAAGATAATCTTTTCATCTTTTAAGCCTATTCTGTTGCCACTTAAAACATCAGGGTGAGGTTTAAAAATGATATAGGCTTTAGGATTGTTAAGACGAACTTCTTTGATGAGATCAAGGGTGCTAAAGCCCATGCCACCTAGGATCATAGAGGCATCATCTTCAACTTGAGCAGGTATGAGTATCACTTTTTGAGCAGGGTCATTTTTAGGCTTGATTTGTGTGTGTGAAAGATTGTTGTATTTAGAAAATTTATGTTTGATGATATTTTCTTTAGCCTTTTTTGCTCTTTCAAGCAAGTTTTCATCAAATTCGTAATTTTGCAAGATATTTTCAAGCTCACTTTCTTCACTAGGATCAATATAAAGCCCTTTATTATCCACGACCAAAGAATAAGGACGAGTAAGATCAGAGCCTAAAGAAACAGAGCGAATGAAGCCATCTTCAACATGATAAATTTGTTCTTTTTTGATAGCAATTTTTTCTAAAATCATCTTTTTTGTAAATTTATTGCCCCAGATGAAAATTTTATCCTCGCTTTTGATATTTAATTTTTGCAAATTTTGAAGTGAGGATAAAAAAATGATTTGGTTATTTTTTGCCTTGAAAAAGGGCTTCATAAACCATCTTTTCCAAAGTGAAAACCCAAGAAAAAACAAGCGATGAGAATTAGCTTGTTCTATTTTTTTATACTTAGCGAGTGTTTTTATGGTATCAATGATATTTGAGTTTTGTTTTAGGTAGGGGTTAAAATACCTTGGATAAAGGATATATGCTCCTGCAAAAAGTTCTTCCAAGCTTAGCTTTCTTGTCCTTCTTTGACATGTAAGCTTATCTTCGCTCAAACCCCAGCCAGCATAAAAGGGCAGACCATAACAAACGCATTTCACTCCCATGATCAAGGCTTCAAAGCCCATACCAGAAGTTTTAGTATAAACTTTTTCAAAATAAGAAAGCAAGTCTATGGGATTGAAATTTTGAGTGATGAGTATGCAATTTTGCGGTAAATTTTGGACATTAAAATCGCTTTTTTTCTTGCCACTTAAAACATCAGGGTGGATTTTGATATAAATTGTTGCTTCTTTGTTTTCATTTATTGCGTCTTTGATGATATTTTCTGTGTCAAAATTTTGTGCTAAGCCGTATTTTAAAGAAGCATCATTAGCGGTTTGAGTGATGATAAGAATGCGTTTTTCATCTTTTTTGAAAAAATCTTTAGGAACGCTTTGATTTGTGTTGTATTTAGAAATTTGATATTTTTTTATTAGTTTTATGGCAGTTTTGGCTTCTTGGAGTAAATTTAAATTTTTGCTAAAATCATAGTGATTTAAAAGTTCTTCAAGTTTTGAAGCCTTGTTTGCATCATAGTAAATTCCAAGCTCATCAAAAACCAAGCTAAAGCTTGGAGAATTTTCTACTCCAAGTGCTAAAGAGCGTATAAAACCATCTTCTAAAAGCATAAATTTAGCCCCGTATTTTTGCGCAAGTTCTATGGCTTTTTGTCCTGATTTTTTGCGTCCCCAACCATAAAAAATAGCCTCTTTAAGCGGAGGCTTTAAAAAATCATAACTCTTTGGATAAGGCTTGATCGTGATGAAATCTTTAACACTTTTGATGAGTTTTTTAGAGCTTGAAAAATGAAGCATTTGCAAGTTTTATCATTTCTTAAATTTTTTCAAATACCTATAAACACTAGGTTCTGAAATTTTCAAAAAATTTGCCACTATGGGAACAGCTCCTTTGATATTAAAAATTCCCTTCTCATAAAGGCTTTTGGCAAGTTCTTCTTTTTGAGTGGGGCTTAGCTGATAAGGAGAGTCTAGATAACTCATATCCACACTTTGAGCTAAAATTTCTTCTATAGAGCCACTTAGGGTTTCAATGCTTTGCGAGCTTGAGCCTTGAGTTAAAAACTCGCCCACATCTCCTATCTTTTCTATATCTATGATCTTACAAACCAAATCCCTCATCAAGCTTGTATCATGGTTTATACATAAAATTCCTACAAGCTTATCCGCATTTTTGATAAAAAAAGTTGAACCCCTGACGAGTTTATTTTTGCCGATCAAGGCTTTATAATCACATAAAAAATCTTCTTTTAAATACGCCTTATTTTGTATCAACTCGCTTGCAAAAGCACTAAGAGGAGAATTAAGCGTGCGTTTGCTGATATGATTGTTTGCGATAGCTGCTATGTAAGCTCCTTTTTTTGAGATGACATGAAAAACAACCTCGTATTGTTTTCCTAAGACCTCTCCTAAAAAATGCGTGAGTTTGATGAATTGTTCTTTTTGATTTTCGTCCATAAATTTAGCCTTGATAATTTATGAATTGTATCTTTGTTATGTTTAAAAAGGGATTAAAAATAAAAATTTATTATTGTGATAATAAAATATTGACAAATAATTATTATGATGATAAAATATGATTACATTTTTATTAAATGACTAAGGAGAAAAAATGTTAAGTTACCCTAAGGCTATAGGTCCTTACTCAGCTTACAAAGAAGCAAATGGCTTTGTTTTTGCTTCAGGACAGCTACCTATCAATCCAAGCTCAAGCCAAATAGAGGCTATGGATATAAAAACTCAAACCAAGCAGGCTTTGAGAAATGTCGGTGCTATTTTAGAAGAAAATGGCTTAAGCTTTAAAAATGTCGTAAAAACGACTTGTTTTTTAGCAGATATAAATGATTTTGCTGCGTTTAATGAGGTTTATGCTGAATTTTTTGAAGCACCTTATCCTACAAGAAGTGCTTTTGCGGTCAAGGACTTGCCTAAGGGTGCTAAGATAGAGATAGAAATCATCGCCTTTAAAGGATAAAAAATGCTAGGTTTATCTTTTGCACTAATTAGCGTTGTTTTGCTCGTTTTTATGCTTTACAAAAAAATCAATGCTCACATGGCTTTGCTTTTAAGTGGTCTTTTCTTGCTTAGTGTGGCTGGAATTTTTCATTATTTTGATGTGAGTGGTTTTCATGCTATCACTGAGAAAAAGTCCCTAAATTTTGGCTTTTTTGATATTTTCCAAGTGGTCAATACCACTATGTCAAGCACTTTGGCTGGGCTTGGGCTTACTTTGATGTGTATAGCAGGATTTTCAGCTTATATGGATCATGTGGGTGCAAGTTATGCTTTGTTTAAGGTTTTTGAAAAGCCTTTAAAATCAGTTAAATCCCCTTTGCTTTTGCTTATAGTGGCGTATTTTATCGTGCAGTTTTTGGTGCTTTTTATCCCATCTCATGCTGGGCTTGCACTTTTGCTTATGGTAACAATGTATCCTATCTTGGTTCGCACAGGCGTTTCTAAGCTTTCGGCCTTGAGTGTGATTGCGATTTGTCAGTATATTGATCATGGTCCTGGTTCTGGTAATGTGATCATGGCTTCAAATGTTGCAAATATCGATCCAGCCGAGTATTTTGTAAGCTATCAATTACCAACCACCTTACCTATCATCTTAGCTGTGGCTGTGGCGATTTATTTTTCAAATCGTTATTTTGATAAAAAAGAGGGTTTTAAATTTAACGCAGAGGCTGTTGAAGCCGAACTTGTAGAAAATTCAAATAAAGAAAAAGAGCTTAAAAAACCACCTTTGATTTATGCGATATTGCCTATCATTCCTTTGGTTTTGATACTTGGTTTTAGCTCAGTGCTTGATAGTATCTTGGTTTTATGTGGTCTTACCACAGCTGAAGCTGTAAAAGAAGGAGCTAGCACAGCTATTAAAATGAATGTGCCTGTTGCTATGATCATTTCAACTTTTATTGCCATTGCTTTTGAGATGATTCGTTATAAAAGCGTGGTTGAAACCTTAAATTCAATCATGATTTTCTTTAAGGGAATGGGACATTTATTTGTTATCACAGTTTCGCTTATCGTTTGTGGTCAAGTATTTGCAAGCGGACTTTTGTCAGTTGGCTTTGTGGATACCTTGCTTGAGCTTGCTAAGGGAGCTGGATTTGGCGTTATGGCTATTATCATCGCTGTTTCTATCTTGCTTGCTGTTTGTGCTTTTTTAATGGGTTCAGGAAATGCAGCCTTTTTTAGCTTTGCCCCACTTATCCCAAACATAGCAAAATCTTTTGGTATAGAAACGATCACAATGATAGCACCTATTCAAATCATGACAGGTTTTGGGCGTTGCGTTAGTCCTATAGCTCCTGCTATTTTAGCAATTTCAGCGATGACTAAGGTTAGTCCATTTCAGGTTGTAAAAAGAACAGCAATTCCTATGCTAACAGCAGCTGTTGTTAATATCATCATGACTTACATTTATTTATAAGGAGAAAAAAATGAAAAACAAAACAAAACTTATCCATTGTGGAAGAGGCGATCAAAGCCTTGAAGTAAGAGCGGTTAATCCAAGCGTAATGCGTGCTTCAACTATACTTTTTAAGGACCATGAAACTTGGCAAAAGTATAGAGAGCTTAGAAAAACGCAGCGCGTTTTAAGTTATGGTGCTAGAGGAACGGCTACAAATTTTGAGCTTGAAAAATTAGTTTGTGAGCTTGAGGGTGGTTATAGGGCTCAGCTTTTCCCAACAGGACTTGCAAGTCTTGCTATGGTGCTTTTAAACTATGCAAGTAAGGACGCTCATTTTCTTATCACTGATGCGATTTATGGACCAGTTCGCACTATTTGTGAGCTTTTTTTAGAAAAAATGGGCGTTGAAATCGACTTTTTAAAAGCTGATGCAAGCGATGTTGAAGAAAAGATCAAGCCAAATACCAAGCTTATCTTATGCGAAAGTCCGGGTTCAATCCTTTATGAAATCATCGATCTTCCAAAGCTTTGCAAAATCGCTCATGCTCATAATATCCCTGTTGCTATTGACAATACTTACTCAAGTGGGTATTTTTTAAATCCTCTTAAGCTTGGTGTAGATATTTCAGTTATCGCAGCGACTAAATATCTAAGCGGACATAGTGATGTAACTATGGGTATAGTAGTGATCAATGAAAAAGAATGGAAAAATTTTGACAAGCTTCCTGAAGCCTTAGGTTTTACTACAAGCCCTGATGATGCGTATTTGGTTCTTCGTGGTATGAGAACGCTTGATCTTAGAATGAAAGCTCATGAAAAAAGTGCTGATGAGGTTGTAGCTTTTTTACAAACAAGAAAAGAGATCAAAACAATCTTTTATCCAAAGCTTAAAACACACCCAAATCATGAAATTTTTGCAAGAGATCATGTAGGTGCTAATGGTATGGTTACTATAGAATTTGCTGATGGTTATACTAAAGATGATGCGA
This genomic interval from Campylobacter sp. MIT 99-7217 contains the following:
- a CDS encoding capsule biosynthesis protein, with product MKFEEKIKEFKDQRVLLLQGPIGPFFNKFARKLRSLNAEVFKLNFNGGDKIFYPFKAHAYLGKLQAFRHFIKHFFTEHKINTLIVYNDCRPLHRIAIKVARRMNVKIYVFEEGYLRPNFITLEKDGVNANSKIPRDKEFYLGYLSKCSNQKNKSIKGAFKIMAFYAFLYWLFAFLMGWHYNNRLHHRTLNPLEVFPWIRSLYRKIIYHFSEKKLCEDILENKKKYFVAVLQVFNDTQILTHYKNKSIEKFIEDTLISFAKNARDKHFLVFKHHPMDRGYKNYSHLIKNLCERYQLQNRVFYVHDIHLPTLLNGALGCVSINSTVGISALYHNCPLKVCGEAFYDITGLTYQGKLDFFWKESHANRPSNQLYVNFKNYLLDTNQINGNYYKSCFLNNFK
- a CDS encoding capsular polysaccharide biosynthesis protein, with product MLHFSSSKKLIKSVKDFITIKPYPKSYDFLKPPLKEAIFYGWGRKKSGQKAIELAQKYGAKFMLLEDGFIRSLALGVENSPSFSLVFDELGIYYDANKASKLEELLNHYDFSKNLNLLQEAKTAIKLIKKYQISKYNTNQSVPKDFFKKDEKRILIITQTANDASLKYGLAQNFDTENIIKDAINENKEATIYIKIHPDVLSGKKKSDFNVQNLPQNCILITQNFNPIDLLSYFEKVYTKTSGMGFEALIMGVKCVCYGLPFYAGWGLSEDKLTCQRRTRKLSLEELFAGAYILYPRYFNPYLKQNSNIIDTIKTLAKYKKIEQANSHRLFFLGFSLWKRWFMKPFFKAKNNQIIFLSSLQNLQKLNIKSEDKIFIWGNKFTKKMILEKIAIKKEQIYHVEDGFIRSVSLGSDLTRPYSLVVDNKGLYIDPSEESELENILQNYEFDENLLERAKKAKENIIKHKFSKYNNLSHTQIKPKNDPAQKVILIPAQVEDDASMILGGMGFSTLDLIKEVRLNNPKAYIIFKPHPDVLSGNRIGLKDEKIILKYCDEVIKNTSIDSALNLCDEVHTITSTTGFEALLRNKKVFTYGLPFYAGWGLSKDRLICQRRTRKLSLDELIAGTLLLYPRYIDVKTKNLCEFEVCFDTMLNLQKDYFSKRHIRFMIDTKTFALRKIRRMFEFGVKNLKK
- a CDS encoding transcriptional regulator yields the protein MDENQKEQFIKLTHFLGEVLGKQYEVVFHVISKKGAYIAAIANNHISKRTLNSPLSAFASELIQNKAYLKEDFLCDYKALIGKNKLVRGSTFFIKNADKLVGILCINHDTSLMRDLVCKIIDIEKIGDVGEFLTQGSSSQSIETLSGSIEEILAQSVDMSYLDSPYQLSPTQKEELAKSLYEKGIFNIKGAVPIVANFLKISEPSVYRYLKKFKK
- a CDS encoding Rid family detoxifying hydrolase, which produces MLSYPKAIGPYSAYKEANGFVFASGQLPINPSSSQIEAMDIKTQTKQALRNVGAILEENGLSFKNVVKTTCFLADINDFAAFNEVYAEFFEAPYPTRSAFAVKDLPKGAKIEIEIIAFKG
- the dcuC gene encoding C4-dicarboxylate transporter DcuC, producing MLGLSFALISVVLLVFMLYKKINAHMALLLSGLFLLSVAGIFHYFDVSGFHAITEKKSLNFGFFDIFQVVNTTMSSTLAGLGLTLMCIAGFSAYMDHVGASYALFKVFEKPLKSVKSPLLLLIVAYFIVQFLVLFIPSHAGLALLLMVTMYPILVRTGVSKLSALSVIAICQYIDHGPGSGNVIMASNVANIDPAEYFVSYQLPTTLPIILAVAVAIYFSNRYFDKKEGFKFNAEAVEAELVENSNKEKELKKPPLIYAILPIIPLVLILGFSSVLDSILVLCGLTTAEAVKEGASTAIKMNVPVAMIISTFIAIAFEMIRYKSVVETLNSIMIFFKGMGHLFVITVSLIVCGQVFASGLLSVGFVDTLLELAKGAGFGVMAIIIAVSILLAVCAFLMGSGNAAFFSFAPLIPNIAKSFGIETITMIAPIQIMTGFGRCVSPIAPAILAISAMTKVSPFQVVKRTAIPMLTAAVVNIIMTYIYL
- a CDS encoding trans-sulfuration enzyme family protein codes for the protein MKNKTKLIHCGRGDQSLEVRAVNPSVMRASTILFKDHETWQKYRELRKTQRVLSYGARGTATNFELEKLVCELEGGYRAQLFPTGLASLAMVLLNYASKDAHFLITDAIYGPVRTICELFLEKMGVEIDFLKADASDVEEKIKPNTKLILCESPGSILYEIIDLPKLCKIAHAHNIPVAIDNTYSSGYFLNPLKLGVDISVIAATKYLSGHSDVTMGIVVINEKEWKNFDKLPEALGFTTSPDDAYLVLRGMRTLDLRMKAHEKSADEVVAFLQTRKEIKTIFYPKLKTHPNHEIFARDHVGANGMVTIEFADGYTKDDAIKFVDKLKFFSIGASWGGYESLATVTTPPRTVTDWSKRGPFVRFHIGLEDVSELIADLTQALDSITK